From a single Marinobacter sp. ANT_B65 genomic region:
- a CDS encoding fumarate hydratase: protein MTTVIRQDDLIESVADALQFISYYHPKDFIQAVHEAYQKEESQAAKDAMAQILINSRMCAQGHRPLCQDTGIVTVFVNVGMNVQWDCDMPLDDVINEGVRRAYTNPDNVLRASILADPDGKRQNTGDNTPAIIHYKIVPGDTVEVHVAAKGGGSEAKSKFAMLNPSDSVVDWVLKMVPQMGAGWCPPGMLGIGIGGTAEKAMEMAKESLLDPIDIHDLQARGASNRAEELRLELFDKVNDLGIGAQGLGGLTTVLDVKVKDYPTHAANKPVAIIPNCAATRHAHFTLDGTGPSLQTPPSLEDWPEITWEVGEGVRRVNLDTVTPEDVKDWQPGETVLLSGKMLTGRDAAHKKMVDMINNGEELPVDLKGRFIYYVGPVDPVREEVVGPAGPTTATRMDKFTHTMLEKTGLTGMIGKAERGQIAIDAIKEFGAVYLMAVGGSAYLVSKAIKHAEVVAFPELGMEAIYEFDVEDMPVTVAVDSKGTSVHQTGPVEWQEKIIAAKAV from the coding sequence ATGACCACCGTAATTCGCCAGGATGACCTGATTGAAAGTGTAGCCGACGCGCTGCAGTTCATTTCTTACTATCATCCCAAAGATTTTATCCAGGCTGTTCACGAGGCCTACCAGAAGGAAGAATCGCAGGCGGCCAAGGATGCCATGGCGCAGATTCTGATTAACTCGCGCATGTGTGCCCAGGGCCACCGGCCGCTTTGCCAGGATACGGGTATTGTTACCGTATTCGTAAATGTCGGCATGAACGTTCAGTGGGATTGTGATATGCCGCTGGACGACGTAATCAATGAAGGTGTGCGTCGCGCATACACTAATCCGGACAACGTGCTACGCGCGTCGATTCTGGCTGACCCGGACGGCAAGCGCCAGAACACCGGAGACAACACGCCGGCGATCATTCATTACAAGATCGTGCCGGGTGACACAGTTGAAGTACATGTGGCGGCAAAAGGTGGCGGCTCTGAAGCCAAATCCAAATTTGCCATGCTGAATCCGTCTGACTCTGTTGTGGACTGGGTTCTGAAAATGGTTCCACAGATGGGTGCTGGCTGGTGCCCGCCCGGTATGCTGGGTATTGGCATCGGCGGGACTGCCGAGAAAGCCATGGAGATGGCGAAGGAATCTCTGCTGGATCCGATTGATATCCACGATCTGCAGGCCCGTGGCGCATCTAATCGGGCCGAGGAGTTGCGCCTTGAACTTTTTGACAAGGTCAATGATCTTGGTATTGGCGCTCAGGGCCTGGGTGGCCTGACAACTGTTCTGGATGTGAAAGTAAAGGATTACCCTACTCACGCTGCGAACAAGCCGGTTGCGATTATTCCCAACTGTGCCGCTACCCGCCATGCGCACTTTACGCTGGACGGCACTGGCCCGTCTCTTCAAACGCCGCCGAGCCTGGAAGACTGGCCGGAAATCACCTGGGAAGTGGGTGAGGGTGTGCGTCGTGTAAATCTGGATACGGTTACGCCGGAAGACGTGAAGGACTGGCAGCCAGGTGAGACGGTTCTGCTGTCCGGAAAGATGCTGACCGGTCGCGATGCCGCGCACAAGAAAATGGTTGATATGATCAATAACGGCGAAGAGCTTCCGGTGGATCTCAAAGGCCGCTTCATTTACTACGTTGGCCCGGTTGATCCGGTCCGTGAAGAAGTCGTTGGCCCTGCCGGCCCCACTACGGCAACGCGTATGGACAAATTCACCCATACCATGCTGGAAAAAACCGGCCTCACCGGAATGATCGGTAAGGCGGAGCGTGGTCAGATTGCAATCGACGCTATCAAAGAGTTTGGAGCGGTTTATCTGATGGCTGTAGGAGGCTCTGCTTATCTGGTATCCAAAGCTATCAAACATGCGGAGGTGGTTGCATTCCCGGAACTGGGAATGGAAGCCATTTACGAGTTTGACGTGGAAGATATGCCGGTGACCGTGGCGGTGGACTCCAAAGGCACGTCAGTTCACCAAACAGGTCCGGTGGAGTGGCAGGAGAAGATTATCGCTGCGAAGGCGGTTTGA
- a CDS encoding enoyl-CoA hydratase, with protein MTDLVLTEISNQVLTVRINRPERKNALTHAMYTALGDAIEQASEDTGIRCVLFCGSEDCFTAGNDLGDFASGLKGTFAETPVGRFLFLLANTQKPVVVAVNGPAVGIGTTMLLHCDMVFAGSNARFQMPFASLGLCPEGGSSLLLPSWIGRVRAAELLMLGGAFSADDAYRLGLINRVCDPSDTEAAALDACQKLAGQPPAAIRATKKLLSHPVHEQLTATMLAEGELFAERLKSPEAAEAFSAFMQKRKPDFSDFK; from the coding sequence GTGACCGACCTTGTTCTTACCGAAATCAGCAATCAGGTTCTGACCGTTCGCATCAACCGGCCTGAGCGCAAAAACGCCCTCACCCACGCGATGTACACCGCGCTGGGAGATGCAATTGAACAAGCCAGTGAAGATACCGGCATTCGTTGCGTTCTGTTTTGCGGCAGTGAAGACTGTTTTACCGCAGGCAACGATCTGGGTGATTTTGCCAGCGGCCTGAAAGGCACCTTTGCAGAAACACCCGTGGGGCGCTTTCTCTTTCTTCTGGCAAACACACAAAAGCCGGTGGTCGTAGCGGTAAACGGGCCAGCGGTCGGCATTGGCACCACTATGCTTCTGCACTGCGACATGGTTTTCGCTGGCAGCAATGCCCGCTTCCAGATGCCATTTGCCAGCCTGGGCCTGTGTCCCGAGGGTGGCTCCAGCCTGCTGCTTCCTTCATGGATTGGCCGGGTGCGTGCAGCAGAACTCCTGATGCTGGGCGGGGCATTCAGTGCAGACGACGCCTATCGCCTGGGGCTGATTAACCGCGTATGCGATCCCTCAGACACTGAAGCAGCCGCGCTTGATGCCTGCCAGAAACTCGCAGGTCAGCCGCCAGCGGCCATCCGGGCGACCAAAAAACTTCTGAGCCACCCCGTTCACGAACAGCTTACCGCAACGATGCTGGCCGAAGGCGAGCTGTTTGCGGAACGCCTGAAATCACCGGAAGCAGCCGAAGCTTTCAGCGCCTTCATGCAAAAGCGCAAACCGGATTTTTCAGATTTCAAATAA
- a CDS encoding penicillin acylase family protein: MKSWNNRAARTVRGAALVLLGSTVLTGCFDGSSSSSGASQPELDANLFPANGKLEATIRRTEGGVPHIKADNLKSAAFGHGYAQAQDNVCLLAEAIVKARSERARYFGPGPGDINVINDFSFKAQKILSGAETEFPALSDESRALIEGFSAGYNKYVSETDPADLPAECRNQPWVKEISPVDLLAHYRIVGQYASGALFATGALFVAVPPGEEANPVPVIGATDDEPDAFVRQIALNARANAGEIEDFQDTGLASNAWGVGRDMTENGKGALLANPHFPYTGHRRLYQVQMTVPGYLNAMGAGLLGTAVPLINFNENLGWSHTVTTSRRFTLYELTLKEGDDLVYIKDGKEKPITSETFQIEVFDGSPTPVVLEKTFYYSEYGPMVSASALTNGGLPAWGNEGKAYTYRDANASTMKLMDTWLQMSRASTLSEFQDVFRNCGSTLWTNSTYADDQGNAFYIDSSSVPNLSDATLAVVQFKRQASPAYNQLFEAGLTLLDGDTSRDDWVEGECAGLVPYEDKPKLLRSDWVQNSNDSYWSTNPDQFLTGYSPMFGPEESPLGPRTRLGISMLKNPMSPGTVSPTAPLPAGQDGKFGALDLINVIYNNRAWYADQFLPELRDRCAAIGSAPVNLPEGGSRTVDQACNVLQSWDGLYNVDSVGAHVYRVFIANYRQSFGSDLTVAFDPEDPVGTPSTPSAANAGTANDVMLQALAVGLNALDQVNIAYDVPLGTVQYYQPSGGALPGLAGGSLSGGMPTDLGASFPWHGGDGSVDGAFNAIGVVSDSFFEDTRFPRVAPGTIDGTAGLSATSGEGWRMARGTSWHFGLEFTDNGPEAYGLVSYSQSTDFESAFFNDQSLRYSEKNFRPFIFREGDIDANLLPQGEVTISN, encoded by the coding sequence ATGAAAAGCTGGAATAACCGGGCAGCGCGAACAGTGCGCGGCGCAGCGCTCGTGCTATTGGGCAGTACTGTGCTTACAGGCTGCTTTGATGGCAGTAGCTCCTCATCAGGGGCGTCTCAACCTGAGCTTGATGCCAACCTGTTTCCTGCGAATGGCAAGCTGGAAGCAACCATCAGGAGAACCGAAGGAGGAGTACCTCATATCAAAGCCGATAACCTGAAATCGGCGGCATTCGGACACGGCTATGCGCAAGCGCAGGATAACGTTTGTCTTTTGGCTGAAGCAATTGTCAAGGCGCGGAGCGAGCGTGCCAGGTACTTTGGGCCGGGGCCTGGCGACATTAACGTCATCAACGATTTCAGCTTTAAGGCTCAGAAAATATTGAGCGGGGCTGAAACCGAGTTTCCTGCGTTGAGTGATGAATCCAGAGCGCTTATCGAGGGGTTTTCGGCTGGGTACAACAAGTATGTGTCGGAGACGGATCCCGCAGATCTGCCGGCTGAGTGCAGAAATCAGCCCTGGGTTAAAGAGATATCGCCAGTTGACCTTTTAGCTCACTATCGGATCGTTGGTCAGTACGCCAGCGGCGCACTATTCGCCACAGGGGCGCTGTTCGTGGCGGTGCCTCCGGGAGAGGAAGCTAATCCTGTGCCGGTGATTGGAGCTACTGACGACGAGCCGGATGCTTTTGTCAGGCAGATTGCTCTCAATGCACGAGCTAATGCCGGCGAGATTGAAGACTTTCAGGATACGGGGCTGGCCAGTAATGCCTGGGGTGTTGGGCGCGATATGACAGAAAACGGCAAGGGCGCGCTGCTGGCAAATCCTCACTTCCCATATACCGGGCATCGCAGGCTGTATCAGGTTCAGATGACGGTGCCTGGATACCTTAATGCCATGGGAGCAGGTCTTCTTGGAACTGCGGTTCCTCTGATAAATTTCAATGAGAATCTTGGCTGGTCCCACACGGTTACAACGAGTCGTCGGTTCACTCTTTATGAGTTGACCCTCAAGGAGGGGGACGATCTTGTTTACATTAAAGATGGAAAGGAAAAGCCAATTACATCGGAAACCTTCCAGATTGAGGTATTTGATGGCTCACCAACCCCGGTAGTCCTGGAGAAGACATTTTACTATTCCGAGTATGGTCCGATGGTTTCTGCCAGCGCCCTGACCAACGGTGGCTTGCCGGCATGGGGCAACGAGGGCAAGGCTTACACCTATCGTGATGCCAATGCCAGTACTATGAAGCTCATGGATACCTGGCTGCAAATGAGCCGGGCGTCTACGCTTTCGGAATTTCAGGATGTTTTCAGGAACTGTGGGTCTACTCTCTGGACCAACTCGACCTATGCTGACGATCAGGGTAATGCTTTCTATATCGACAGCAGTTCTGTTCCGAACCTTTCCGATGCGACGCTTGCAGTCGTTCAGTTCAAACGTCAGGCCAGCCCGGCCTACAATCAGCTTTTTGAAGCCGGTTTGACGTTGCTGGATGGCGATACTTCACGGGATGACTGGGTAGAGGGTGAGTGTGCTGGCCTGGTTCCATACGAAGATAAGCCGAAGCTGTTGAGATCGGATTGGGTTCAGAACTCCAACGACAGTTACTGGTCCACCAATCCGGATCAATTTCTGACAGGGTATTCTCCGATGTTCGGGCCTGAGGAGTCGCCGTTGGGGCCTCGCACCCGGCTCGGTATCTCCATGCTGAAAAATCCAATGTCACCGGGCACGGTTTCACCTACAGCTCCACTTCCTGCCGGACAGGATGGAAAGTTCGGAGCCCTGGACCTCATCAATGTTATCTATAATAACCGCGCCTGGTACGCCGACCAGTTCCTGCCGGAGCTTCGGGACAGATGTGCTGCGATAGGATCCGCGCCCGTCAATCTGCCGGAAGGTGGATCGCGGACGGTAGATCAGGCTTGTAATGTTCTGCAATCCTGGGATGGCCTGTACAACGTGGATAGTGTGGGCGCTCATGTTTATCGGGTCTTCATCGCAAACTACAGACAGAGCTTTGGCTCGGATTTGACGGTCGCTTTTGATCCTGAAGACCCTGTAGGAACACCATCGACCCCTTCAGCTGCGAATGCTGGAACCGCCAATGACGTTATGCTTCAGGCGCTTGCAGTTGGGCTGAACGCACTTGATCAGGTCAACATTGCCTATGACGTACCCCTCGGAACGGTCCAGTATTATCAGCCCTCTGGTGGTGCGCTGCCGGGATTGGCGGGAGGAAGTCTGAGTGGTGGAATGCCAACGGACCTTGGTGCTTCCTTTCCCTGGCACGGTGGCGATGGATCCGTTGATGGTGCATTTAATGCTATAGGTGTGGTGTCCGATTCGTTTTTTGAGGATACGCGCTTCCCTCGCGTTGCTCCCGGCACTATTGACGGCACAGCAGGGTTGTCTGCGACCAGTGGCGAAGGCTGGCGAATGGCTCGCGGTACCAGTTGGCACTTTGGTCTGGAGTTTACCGATAATGGCCCGGAGGCCTATGGCCTGGTAAGTTACTCCCAATCAACCGATTTTGAGTCGGCATTCTTCAATGACCAGAGCTTGAGATACTCGGAGAAGAACTTCCGGCCCTTTATCTTCAGGGAAGGAGATATTGACGCAAATCTCCTTCCTCAGGGGGAAGTGACTATTTCGAACTGA
- a CDS encoding CaiB/BaiF CoA transferase family protein — protein MAGPLTSMKVLDFSTLLPGPYATMLLADMGAEVLRIEAPDRVDLVRVMPPYDGGVSTAHGFLNRGKQSLALNLKNESSREKVLELVRDYDIVIEQFRPGVMDRLGIGYETLKAINPKLIYCAITGYGQTGPYKDRAGHDINYLSVAGVGSHCGRVQSGPPPMGIQIADVAGGSHHAVMGILAAVIHRQQTGEGQFVDISMTDAAFALNGMAGAACLAGGQEQKPETSLLNGGSFYDYYQTRDSRWLSVGSLEPQFSARLCDILGLADMKSLVLSQKPEHQKAFKAALSEKIQQKTLEQWKAVFADADACVEPVLTIDEAAEHPQLKARDMVIGVDRGDGTLQRQIGFPIKFEKTPAATTRIGQPLDGK, from the coding sequence ATGGCGGGTCCTTTAACCTCGATGAAAGTTCTGGACTTCAGCACGCTGTTGCCCGGGCCATACGCCACCATGTTATTGGCCGACATGGGCGCAGAGGTATTGAGAATTGAGGCGCCGGACCGGGTAGACCTTGTTCGGGTAATGCCACCTTATGATGGGGGAGTGAGTACAGCTCATGGGTTTCTCAACCGGGGCAAGCAATCTCTTGCGCTCAACCTGAAAAATGAAAGTAGCAGGGAAAAGGTTCTGGAGCTGGTCAGGGATTACGACATTGTGATCGAGCAGTTTCGCCCCGGGGTGATGGATCGCCTTGGTATTGGTTATGAAACCCTGAAAGCAATTAATCCAAAGCTTATCTATTGCGCCATTACAGGTTACGGCCAGACCGGTCCATACAAAGACCGGGCCGGGCATGATATCAACTATCTCTCCGTTGCTGGTGTTGGCAGCCACTGCGGCCGGGTGCAAAGCGGTCCGCCACCTATGGGTATCCAGATTGCCGACGTAGCGGGTGGGTCCCACCATGCCGTGATGGGGATACTTGCTGCTGTTATCCATCGGCAGCAAACCGGGGAAGGTCAGTTTGTTGATATCAGCATGACCGACGCTGCGTTCGCACTTAACGGTATGGCCGGCGCTGCCTGCCTTGCTGGTGGTCAGGAACAGAAGCCGGAAACCAGCCTGCTGAATGGTGGGTCGTTCTATGATTATTATCAGACCCGGGATAGCCGCTGGTTGTCTGTAGGAAGTCTGGAGCCTCAGTTCTCTGCAAGGTTGTGCGACATCCTCGGGTTGGCCGATATGAAAAGTCTGGTGCTCAGCCAGAAGCCGGAACATCAGAAAGCATTCAAGGCCGCGCTCAGTGAAAAGATACAGCAGAAAACACTGGAACAGTGGAAGGCTGTCTTTGCGGATGCAGATGCTTGTGTGGAGCCGGTTCTGACTATCGATGAAGCAGCGGAACACCCACAGTTGAAAGCGCGGGATATGGTAATAGGAGTCGATCGGGGTGATGGCACACTGCAGAGACAGATAGGGTTTCCGATCAAATTCGAGAAAACACCAGCTGCAACGACAAGGATTGGGCAGCCGCTGGACGGAAAGTAG
- a CDS encoding AraC family transcriptional regulator → MSDLTVSRHFVHAALAGAEHLGFDTGEMLREAGISPDLLRIEMARVNSDQFSSLLQIAWSRMDDEFLGMGPRRARAGTFATMCALVIDCPTLEAVYRRAYRFSRLFDPVAAMRLEVDDHKARLVTQIEGNIHDPHYFLRESILVIWHRLGCWLIGQPVELEKAEFDYPRPAHGDEYRHIFHCPLEFESGGTALTFDKRFLSAPVIRDKPEMLQFLKTSPADLLSRPDESNTFTGRIRGLMGRDFSKPLPDFEWIATELHTSPQTLRRRLKQENTSFQEIKDLLRRDMAIYYLSRQELSINDIAEKVGFTEPSTFHRAFKKWTGVTPGAYREGERGNLEINR, encoded by the coding sequence ATGTCTGATCTGACAGTTTCACGGCACTTTGTGCATGCAGCCCTTGCTGGCGCAGAGCATCTGGGGTTTGACACGGGTGAAATGCTCCGTGAAGCGGGTATATCCCCCGATCTTCTGCGCATCGAGATGGCAAGGGTTAACAGCGACCAGTTCAGCTCTTTATTGCAGATCGCCTGGAGCCGCATGGATGATGAATTTCTGGGCATGGGGCCACGGCGCGCCCGGGCGGGCACATTTGCAACCATGTGTGCGTTGGTCATTGACTGCCCTACGCTAGAAGCAGTGTATCGGCGCGCATACCGGTTTTCCCGCCTGTTTGATCCTGTAGCTGCCATGAGACTGGAAGTTGATGACCATAAGGCGCGGCTGGTTACTCAGATTGAAGGCAACATCCACGACCCACACTACTTTCTGCGGGAAAGCATTCTGGTGATCTGGCACCGGCTTGGCTGTTGGCTCATCGGCCAGCCAGTGGAGCTTGAAAAAGCGGAGTTCGACTACCCCCGGCCAGCCCACGGCGACGAGTATCGCCACATTTTCCATTGCCCACTGGAATTCGAGTCCGGCGGCACAGCTCTTACCTTCGACAAACGCTTTCTGTCGGCTCCGGTTATTCGGGACAAGCCGGAAATGCTTCAGTTTCTGAAAACATCGCCAGCAGATCTCCTGTCCCGTCCGGACGAGAGCAATACCTTTACCGGGCGGATCCGGGGTCTCATGGGGCGGGATTTTTCAAAACCGCTGCCTGACTTTGAATGGATTGCGACGGAACTGCACACCAGCCCGCAGACACTGCGCAGGCGACTCAAACAGGAAAACACGTCGTTCCAGGAAATCAAGGATTTGCTGCGCAGGGATATGGCGATTTACTACCTGAGCCGACAGGAACTCTCTATTAACGACATCGCAGAAAAAGTCGGGTTCACAGAACCTTCGACCTTTCACCGGGCTTTCAAGAAGTGGACAGGGGTTACCCCGGGTGCCTACCGTGAAGGCGAACGGGGTAACCTGG